tatgAGCCTTTTACGGAATTGcggatatatttttcaacttatagtttttccggatatcgaAAACAATTTCTTCACATACAAGTTTAGCTATAATTTttgtgaatatttattttttaagcttcaCTTATCACTCttagaaaaataaagtaaagttgaataaaaattagaaactactcagctaaaagcaaaattaggAGGAAGAAAAGGGAAAATATATTCCGCATgttttacctaaacaattttccacaattttaaaataagacttGGACGATCTAtgcatataattcaagtcatATAACATAACGATTTTTTTGTGACTTGCACATTTAATGTTCGAACGTTGCAAAATAAATGGTTAACTGTATCTTTAATAAAGCtaacaattttgtttaactaaCAGGCCaagataaataaagttattagaactaaaaaaatatattaataaatttatattttattagaaaactaaattgttattaataattaatttactaGCAACCCGTATAACGGGTTGCCTACTGCTAGTATAAAACTAAATCTAAGTTgaaaattatgcaaataattactttattccttaaaacttgaatttttttttgctttagaaTAAATGcatgtttaatataaacaaaaagtcaAATCAGAATTAGTAAGTCAGGTTGGGtggaaataaaatttcaagGAAGGTAGAAAATTCTTTATTAAGGGTTAATTTGTTGCTCTgagctttattttttaagtgtttcgTAGtaaaagagttgagagagggtccTAAAAcaacagttaaaaataaacaaaaataaaaatagcatcCTAGACTCGGCCTTGAGTAGGTGAACACCAGACGGGGTAAGAATGACAGGTAaagaatatttttctataactaATAAACGGGGATCTTAAGGTAGGAGAGGATTATAAGCTTTATATATGGAGGATTATAAGCTTTCATTAATTTTGAGTATTAGTTTATCTTTTCCAATTTTTGAGGCctgattatattaaaaaaaaaaaatttaaatcatacaTTCCAACAATGCTTGTAAGCAAAATATACAAAAGCATTAAATACATTCCAACAAGtgaaaatcattaaataaaggTCTCATTATAATAGGTCTCATTATAATAGGTTTCATTATAAAGGTCTCATTAAATAAAAGtctcattttaatataaaaatcattaaataaaggTCTCATTATAATAGAAGTGGTTAAGTATCTTTTGACATTTAGCACATTTGATCCAATAAATAAGGTTACTGAAAAAAACAATtggaaacaaaattttaatatcagAATACTTTTGTAAGCAAATACatacaaagaaaattaaagttaagttgtttcaaaaacttcaaacaacattgctttaaaaaaacagaaagacttttttttttaatttgaattattatAGAACCTtgctaaactataaaaaaaaaatactatttacaaTTTACAATACAATTTACCATGTATATTAGcataagatttaattttttctccaATATCTTAACATTTTCTTGCTAACAATAGAGGGATTTTTATATTCGATGGGGAGTGGCTCACAACTTAAATGATTTAGAACCAGACGTAActtcaaataacttaaaaaatacaatattacaataactcTTGTCATTTCtgtcaaaaaacattttttgaaggcTGTCATAGGAAAATATCCAGAAGCAGACAaacaagtaaatatatatatatataaatatataaatatatatatataaatatatatatataaatatatatatatatatatatatatatatatatatatatatatgtatatatatatgtgtactTACaagcaattaaaattatatcttttacaaataagtaaatagggtatttgtttacataaacaaaatctatttgttataaattatttatttgttataaagatTTTGGCtacttaatctaaaaaaaaatttttatagatttttgttttatttgatttaaccCTTTGCGATCcgataaaactcaaaaattttgattatgtCATTTCTATAATTGTTTGGCTATATCTCAAACCAATTTTTTGCGGCGTATATAGTACTTTCATGGCaaaaatactagttttaaaaagGTAAACTGATGATGCACATGTTTTGATTTTAGTACGaggaaaaaactttattattcattatcaaattattatagaatttccaaacttttttgttgtattCTTTAAATAGTAACATGatcaatatatattaaattttataggtGAATGTTTGTTCTAGGTTGTTTATTTTCACTACTTTGTTGTGGGACATATATGTCTCTTCAGCTTTTATGGAACTCTGTTTTggatgtattttatttaatttggtattattaatttgattttatttacttcaagagtaaataataatgaaatataacaaGTATTATACTGCTGCCGAAGCCGCAAAAATAATCTTAGAAGATATTCCCCTAGGAGACAGCAGTGATTTATCTGACTATTCAGATGATAAGAATTTTGAACTAGATAAACTGCAAGCTGAACAACAGTGTAATGATGAATTATCCAATCAAGTTGAAGTAGATGTTTCTGAATATGAGTTATCGGAGTATTCATATTGATGGCAATATCTGTGATacttataatagtttttcaGGTAAAAATGACTATAATGTAGAGCAATATAGAAAGTGGAGCAAGATTGAAAAGAATGAATTTGTTTCAAGCTTCAGTCAACCTGAAGGTACCTTtctatttattaattcaaaatggttttttgttttgcttatttttcATCCAGAAAAAGCTTATAgagaatatatacatatattctcTATGAGTTATTTCTGAATGTGAATGTACACATAGATTCACTagtcaaataacatttttaatttgtttcctATTATTCTCTGTAATAGTTAGGCTCATGATTTcactttattttacattaacattttaGGACCTGTTAAAGTGCATTTTGCTGACCAAAAACCAGTTGattcctttttaaaatattttgataatgaaataaTGGATTCCATCTTGTTCCAAAGTAATCTGTATATCAATCAGACGCAAAAAGGAGATTCTGCATTGTCAAAAGCTGAATTATTCGCATTTATGGGGTTTAACATGGTGATGGGGTATCACGAGTTACCATCATGGAAACATTATTGGAATGGCGAGCAAGATTCGTCTGTACCGTTTATTTCAAATGCATTATCTAGAGATAGATTTTTACAGATACTATCTAACATCCATGTCAATGACAATAACGCAGATCCAGATACCAATActgataaactttataaaatgcgACCGCTAATTGACAgcttgaataaaaagtttactGAATTATACAGTGCATTACGTTCCGTTAGTATTAATGAAAGCATGATTCTTTTCAAAGGGCGCAGCTCATTAAGGCAATACATTTCTGTGAAACCAATAAAAAGAGGTTATAAACTTTGGTCCTTAGCAGATATGGATGGCTACCTTTACAAACTTGAGGTTTATCAAGGAAAAGATAGTTGTAGAATTGATCCTGCTATGTCTAAATATTTTGGTTTAGGAGAAAAAGTCATTTACCAAATGACAAAATCATTGCAAAGAAAGTTTCATGAAGTTTTTATTGACTATTATTTCACATCTGTTCCGCTCATGAaatacttaatctctcatcAGGTTCTAAGTTGTGGAACTTTGCGTACAAAAAGAAAGTACCTGCCACAAGACTTTATAAAAGATAGGTGCCTAAAGCGAGGCGACTTTGATTATCGAATATCCAAAGATAGAATTGTAGTTTTTACAATCTGCAATGCTTACAGGGTGTTAgccagaaaaaaaattcttacagCGTTTTAGCGAAATTGGGAATTTAGGTgcggctaaaaaaaaaaaaaggtcattacattctgacatttaaaaaagtagatacaattttttagatacaattaagtttcaataaaaattttctatttttgctgGGTTATTCATAGgaatatttttctgttttttttttcaggaatatttttatattatataaatgtttaattataattatttaacttgtttcaTTTTGAGCAATTTTCGTAAGTTTTCGTTTTTAAATTGCTTcctttgtttaatatatttaagagAAAACTAGAACAAAAGACTATGGTTTGCAGttctaattaattaattaataaatttatttattgaaactttGATCAATTTTAATTGCGTAAATCgcttttaaatacagttttaaaaggtttaaacgATTAGTTACatatattgtcttcttttatttttattttcatttttaaattataaatgtaaaaaaaatgctaaatagtattaaatttttaacaaaactttttgacGATTTCCAAGATCCTCTTTTTAACTTgctaaaacaactttttaacgacagtcgataaaaaaaaactatacatttTACTTAGGAATGCCAGAATTTTACGGCTTTTACGAAggaaaacactaaaaaaaaaattattactggTTTGTAAAATCcgtaaaattgtaatttttgtaaaatccaGACGTTTGACAACCCTAATTATATGGAAAGATTTTGAATATTTCAGATTTAAATACttagtattttaaaactaaaaattttaaaatagttaaaaaaaatttttaactttcttacaTAGGTAATCGTATTATTGTtcatcata
This portion of the Hydra vulgaris chromosome 13, alternate assembly HydraT2T_AEP genome encodes:
- the LOC136090066 gene encoding piggyBac transposable element-derived protein 3-like, with protein sequence MLLRNLDLKAGLCNGTRMKVCALHNNYIDAKVFTGVSGGKQYYTAAEAAKIILEDIPLGDSSDLSDYSDDKNFELDKLQAEQQCNDELSNQVEVDVSEYDFSGKNDYNVEQYRKWSKIEKNEFVSSFSQPEGPVKVHFADQKPVDSFLKYFDNEIMDSILFQSNLYINQTQKGDSALSKAELFAFMGFNMVMGYHELPSWKHYWNGEQDSSVPFISNALSRDRFLQILSNIHVNDNNADPDTNTDKLYKMRPLIDSLNKKFTELYSALRSVSINESMILFKGRSSLRQYISVKPIKRGYKLWSLADMDGYLYKLEVYQGKDSCRIDPAMSKYFGLGEKVIYQMTKSLQRKFHEVFIDYYFTSVPLMKYLISHQVLSCGTLRTKRKYLPQDFIKDRCLKRGDFDYRISKDRIVVFTICNAYRVLARKKILTAF